A portion of the Vigna unguiculata cultivar IT97K-499-35 unplaced genomic scaffold, ASM411807v1 contig_456, whole genome shotgun sequence genome contains these proteins:
- the LOC114171974 gene encoding uncharacterized protein LOC114171974, with translation MRQTTEKVKQIQERMKASQSRQKSYADQRRRPLEFAVGDHVFLRVTPTTGVGRAIHSRKLKYVYDPSHVLESEDLQVRRDLSVEVQPVSLGDSQTRQRKGKSITLVQVNWDKRMGDSTWELEEEVKKSYPHLFSGES, from the exons ATGAGGCAAACTACGGAAAAGGTTAAGCAGATACAAGAAAGGATGAAGGCATCTCAGAGCAGACAGAAATCCTATGCTGATCAAAGGAGAAGACCTTTGGAGTTTGCAGTGggagatcatgttttcttgagGGTTACCCCAACCACCGGTGTGGGGAGGGCTATTCACTCAAGGAAGCT AAAATATGTGTATGATCCCTCACATGTGCTTGAGTCAGAAGATCTACAAGTTAGAAGAGACCTCTCCGTAGAGGTTCAACCGGTGAGTCTTGGCGATAGTCAGACTAGACAGCGTAAGGGGAAATCGATCACTCTAGTTCAGGTCAACTGGGATAAGAGAATGGGGGATTCCACGTGGGAACTTGAAGAGGAAGTGAAGAAATCGTATCCACATCTGTTCTCTGGTGAGTCTTAA